A segment of the Candidatus Hydrogenedentota bacterium genome:
GAACGAGTAGATTTCGCTGCCCGACTTCATGAACCCCGTCACCACCACGCTCGGCCGGGCCATCATCAGCTCGGCGTCGCGCTCGGCCTTGGCGTAGCGGTCGCTTTCGGGCTGGAGAATCTTGTACAGCTCGCAGCAGGCCTTCACCTTGACCCAGCGGTTGTCCTGCCGGAAACTGCGGATGCCGTCCTCAATGTCCCGCTGGATCATGCCCAGGGCGGCGCGGCCGTTGTCCGTCGCCGACATCTGCATCTTCATGCCGTTGAAACTGGCGACCAGAGCGGCTGCGGCATCGGACCCCATCCCCCCCTCGGCGAACAGCGCGCTCAGGTTTCCCTTCATGGTCGCGTGATGCTCCTCGGGGGTGGGTTCCGGCGGGGGCGGCGGCGTCTCCGGCGGCGGCGGCGGGGGCGGCTCGGGCGCGCAACCCGGCGCGGCCGCAAGAAGCAGAAGCATGCACGCCAGACCAACCAGAAGATGCTTTCCCATCGCAATATTCCTCTTGTTTTGACCGAATCTCCTCGGAGCCAATGCTACCACAGCCTCCGGGGGGGATACAATTCCAACCCCGAAAAACGGGTGCGGGCCCGGGGGGGGATTCTGGTATGATGGGCCGGCGCGCCGCCGCGGGATCCCCCCGCGCGCGGCACCCGCCGGACAGGGCGCATGGGAACACCTACCTCCGTTGACTGATTTCAAGGAAAACGCGGGCATCGCCGCCGCTTTCACCCAAATGGGCAGGCTTCTGGAACTGTCCTCCGACGAGTCCGCCCGCGTGCGCGCCCTCCTGCGGACCGCGGACCTCCTGCTCGCCTGCCCAGAGTCCGTGGAGACCCTGGCCCGCGAGAACCGCCTGCGCGCGCTCACCGGCATCGGCGCCTCGGCCGAACGGATCATCCGCGAATGGCTGGAAAGCGGGCGCATCGAGCAGCTGGAGCGCCTGCGCCTGCGCGTGCCCGAAACCGTGCTGGACCTCCTCGATGTCGAGGTGCTCAACCCGGTCCAGGTGCGCACCCTTTCCGTGGAGCACGGCATCGCCTCGGCGGAGCAGCTCCGCGAGGCCTGCCTGGCGGGACGGGTCGCCGCCATGAACGGGTTTGGCACGGAGCTGGAGAACCGCATCCTGAACAGCCTTCAGTCGCTGGACGAGCGGCAGGGCCGCTACCGCATCAATCTGGCCTCCGCCGAGGCGGAGCGCATTCTCGGCCACCTGCGGGCTGCGGGGGAGGACGGGGAGAGTTCTGTCGCCGGACGCGTTCGCCGCTGCCGCGAGCTGGCCGAGAAGATCGTCCTGGTCGCCTCCTCGAAAAACCCCGGGGCGCTCGTGAGCGCCTTCCTCGCAACGCCGGGGGCCACCGAGGCCACCTACCGCCTCCACACCTCGGCGAGAATCCGCATGGAGTCCGGCATTCCGGCGGTGCTGCATGTGACCCCCCCGGAGCGTTTCGTCCCCTCCCTCGTCCACCACACGGGGTCCCGCGGACACCACACCATGCTCCGTTACCACGCCGAGAAGCGCGAACTGCGCCTGACGACCAGCCAGTTGCTGGATGCGTCCGGCACGCCGGTCCCCTGCCGGGACGAGGAGGCCCTTTACCGGACCCTGGGCCTCCCCTGGATCCCGCCCGAACTGCGGGAGAACACCGGCGAGTTTGAGCTGAAGAAGACGCCCCGG
Coding sequences within it:
- a CDS encoding histidinol-phosphatase, which codes for MTDFKENAGIAAAFTQMGRLLELSSDESARVRALLRTADLLLACPESVETLARENRLRALTGIGASAERIIREWLESGRIEQLERLRLRVPETVLDLLDVEVLNPVQVRTLSVEHGIASAEQLREACLAGRVAAMNGFGTELENRILNSLQSLDERQGRYRINLASAEAERILGHLRAAGEDGESSVAGRVRRCRELAEKIVLVASSKNPGALVSAFLATPGATEATYRLHTSARIRMESGIPAVLHVTPPERFVPSLVHHTGSRGHHTMLRYHAEKRELRLTTSQLLDASGTPVPCRDEEALYRTLGLPWIPPELRENTGEFELKKTPRLVAPGDVRGIVHCHTTWSDGRDTLPDMARTARELGYQYIAVTDHSQSADYANGLDRARVLKQHAEIDRLNAALPPFRILKGIEAEIRVNGTLDYDDDTLALFDVVIVSVHTETDMSRREATRRVIRAMEQPHAMILAHPTGRVLLNRPGYLLDLDAVADAAAANQVAIEINANPSRLDLDWRHLRRARDRGVKFVIGPDAHQTAGLWNIPFGVGIARKGWLAPEDILNCKPAGEFLKCLRKG